The genomic segment TCCAACCCatcattttatggctgaggacactgaggccaaAGAAGGCACATGATTTTCCCACGTCACACAGCCAGGAGGAAACAAGGTGAGGCCTTGAACTCGGGACTCTTGACTGTGGGGGAGTATCTGTCACCCTTTGCCCGGTGACTTGTAGAGACTTAGCCCAGAGAACAGAACTATTATCCTTGAATCACAAGCGAAATTCTACCTGATCTATGTGGGCAGAGTCCCTTATCTCCAGGaagagttttatttcatttaagagTTGAAGTATTTCTGCTTAACCCTTGACTACTACATACTTCatttagaaaaataggaaaagacaaTGTTATATCCAGAATAGATCACCAGGGGATAATTCTGTGCATTTGAGGTATTTCCTAGAAAAGAAGTTATTTATCATCGTGTATACCCTCAATTTTTAGGAAGGGCCATAGTTTATAGATTCAGATTTCAGACCAAGAAACTGGTGAAAAGAGGGAAATTACCTTAACTAGTGGCATCTGGAAAGGATAAATTCTTGGATGGTTCTTGATTAATTAACTGACAGAGAAGGACATAATTCTGACCCACATGTGTGGGTCAGTTCAGAAGAGCGTATTTCTAAAGCTTCCTGGCAAGGGCCTTGAAATTCAATCTTCATATGCTTCACTTAGCTTAGCAGGTGATGATTATAATCTCACACACTATGAAAGGAACAACAGAACAAGGTGCCCCAGGTGAGACGAGGAGAGCTGATTCTCTGACAAGTGAGTTAATGCGGTCATCTTTAAATATGAACCCCTGGCCCAGCTTGGCCATATGTGACATAGGATAAAGTGGAACTTCCACAGACCGACCCTTCTCCTGACCACTCAGGAATCCCTAGGTGCGAGCAGCTCAAGAATCCACAGTGAGAAAGTGAACTTGGAGATTTGAAGAGTGTGGGCCCCTTACCCCTTTCCCGAGGCCCCCAGCTTCCAGCTGTCTTGATGTAGGTACCAGGCAAGTCGAGATGTTAAATGTCCGTCTGGGGAGTTATGATTAGGGATTTAAAAGGAAGAACTGAGCCTCCACAgctcaggaagaaacagaactatTAAGCTTCATTCCATATAGATCATGGGTGCCTGTGCAAGTTTCAAGGAGATGAGACAAAAGGCGGTTCTGAAGATGCTTTGTTGTTTAACGGGCCCTGCTACATTAGATGGTGAGCTGACTGTGGCTCGGATATAGGATATGCCATTTTCTAAAAGGAGCATTCCTGGACcttggtggtgctggtggtgccaTGAGTCACCTGGCAAGGCAGAAGATGGGCCTTGATGCCAAGAAAGCctgtgagaagttagaagtttgaTCTCATGAAAAGGGTCCTGCCATGTGTCTTAGGAGAAGGGATAGGTAGTTCTTCAGAGCAGAGAGGCTCCCAGAGCATCCTGTCTTCTGCATCTGTGGGAAGCTCCTAGACTTATTGAGGGCTCTGGTCCATGGGCCTAAAGGCCCTGGCTCGTACTTCTCTACAAAGGCTCAGGGAAGTCAAAGTCAGTGAAGGGAGACCTCAGTAAACCGACACACAGTAGCTCCTCACGTATCTGGTTCCCTTGGCAGCCAGAGTGCTCTTAACCCACCTCCTAAGGGTATCAGTGACAGTGCCCAAGGTCAGGGCACCCAACTTCATACGAAACAGACATCTTGGCACCACACTCCCCACACACTGCATCACCTCACCTTGTCGGAAGGAGACGTACACCAGCCTCTCATCAAACTTCTGGACCTGCCGGAAGTTGTTGATCATCTCTCTAGGGGATGGGTCATCTACCTTTGTGCAGTACAGGGCTGTCTCCAAATCCACCAGCTGTGGGGGAAGAGCAGAAACATCCCCGAGGACAGAGTGACACCCCTTGCCTGACCTCAAGGGGAAGGACCGCCAGACCTCGCCTCCGGGGCCTGGCGGGAAACCCCCTGGGAAAGCAGTGGGAAGGCCAGAAGCCGCCCCTCCCCTGCGGGTGTCTGAGTGATGGGGCTTCCGCGAGCCCACATGTCTTCCCCCTGTCTTCCCACCTCCTGGGGCTGccgggagggcaggagggttcaTGCTGTCAGCTCCTGATTGAGCTTGAAATCTGCTCTGCAGGGAGGGGCTCCACCTCCCACAGAGACTGCATTCCTCTCCTGAGCCTCATTTAGAACCCAACTCTACATCAGAGGGGCCAGGGGCTTCGTCTAATGGTCCCATCAAAAGGAACGAGAGGAGGGAGGCAAGAGTCTCATAGGTTATCTGACTACTATTTCCATGGTATTTTCATACACCCACATAGATTATTACATAACTGTTTCCAAGGCAGTTTCTGCGTTAGGACATCACTGCCTCCCCGATCATTTTGTCTCTTGATTCATCATGTCTTTATTCCTGTCCGCCTGCTTGCTTATTGAGGTTACTCAGATGAGTAGCTCGTCGTGAAAAGGAAGGAGCAGCAGTGAGAGCTGTGCTGGGCTCTTGAAGGGCACGGGGGCCGTGAGCCAGTGTGCAGCACGGCCCCGGCCCCATCTCCGGGGCAGCCATGCTTCCTCCTGATGAATTTCAGCTGCGGAGTAGAGACACGCGCGGTGACCTGGAACTCAGCTTTATTGTTGGATCTTAGCTCTGTCACTGACCAGCTGGCGATCCCAAAGTTTCCTCACCTCTCTAACCCTCACTTTCATCACCTAAGAAATGAGGGGGTTAGAGGTGACTGCTAAGGACTCTTCCCCAGTTTCgcactagactgtgagcttcttgagggcagagaccctCACTTCCTCGTTGCTGcaatccccaccccccaggtttGTTAAAGGATCTAACCCGATCCTGTCTTTATTCTGCCCCTGTAAAGGAGCCATGCTCTTTCCTGCCTGGGAAAGATATATTCTCCCCACTGAAGGATATGTTAGGAAACGCAGCTTAACAACTCTTATTTAAAGAACCGTGGAGACAGATTCATTTTCCCCACTTGACTGGCTAGCTCCACTTCTGAAGCTCAGCCTGTAATTTCTGAAGCGCTTCCAGGCCCCTGCGATATTTGGAGATGTTTTGAATACCTGCCAATGAAACTCTGAGGAAATCAAGCCATTGATTACGCTATGGGTGGTGGTAGGGTCCCAGGTACCACGTGGTCTCTGACAAGGAAGAGCACGACTGTTACCTGCTCCTGGGAAATTTGCACAGGGTTCCGGAAAACCGTCCAGAGCACAGTGGGGTAGCAAGGAGGTGTGGTCAGGGACCCTCTGTAGCGGTAGTACTCTTCAGGCCTCTCCGGCAGCAGCTCTTCAATGCTGAAACCCGGAATGGACACTTCTTGGCCTGGAGAGACATGTTGGGGATGATGTCGCCTTGCTCCCCAAGGCAGAGGTGCAGCTGAGCATATGACAGCCTAGGAAGGTGAACTAGCCGCGTTCTGAGCCATGGGATCCCAGGACCTGGTCACAGACAgtacccccgccccccgcccccccgcacgCGTTCTTCTTCAGATCACGCAAGGGTGAATACACCTTTCTCCCACAGAGGGTGAATGAGCATCCAGGGACCCCCTCACCTTTGTACTTTACATCTTCAAGGTGACTGAGGATCTTGTCATATGATGGATTGAAGGAGCCCATCTGCAACAGAGATGGGGCAGGTTGAACGGGGACAGAATTCGATAGGCTGAGCCTGGCTCGACAATTGTGAACGAAGGGCTCTGCTGGGCGTATGTAATCACCACTGCCGAGATCCTCCCCGAAGGATGCACTTCACTAGGACAGGTATGCTGCATCCCTAGGCTGTCAGGGGATTGGTGTAATGGTCCTGCCTTCTTGCATCTCAGGACAACCTATTTCCAGCTCAAGGCACTGGGGCTTGAGGatcccagggcaggaggaggtaTAGTTTGTGCTCCTGATTATCTGGCTGTGAGCTTGAAGGCCACAAATAGCATGTTCTCGAACCAGAACTTAAGGGAGCTGGAGCTCATGCAAGCCAATTCAGGCATGTAAACATGTTGAGAAATGACATACGTGCTGTCTCATTAGGgggaaaaatataagcaaatcgGGAGACATTCCCATTGTCTGGGATTAAGGAAAGAACTTATTCCAGGGTTCCTATAAAGGATGGAGCTTGCATACTAGAAATTTTATCAGGGGTTCAGGCATCTGATGGGGCAGCAGTAAAtgatcccccccaaccccccacaggTCCTATCCAACTTGGCGATTCCTTGCTTATGCAGTAGGGCTGGGGACTAGGACTCATTTTTCCAGTGTCAGCTGGGACATGCCCATTTCTGCTGTCCAGCCACAGAAAGTGCCGCCTCCAggccaagagagaaggaaaatccCCCCTACGGGAATATCCCCTGCTCCAGAGTCAAGACACAGCCAAAACGGGACAGGTATGCATGGAACCAAATGCCGAGTCTGATGTCATCCTGACCTCAGATTTCATGTAAAGTGCCTCgcaacatctctctctctttttttttaattatcttttactttttttttttttcaacatctcTTACCTCTATGAGAACAGCTAGGACCGCGAGGCCTTCTGGCTTGTCACTGGCAATGCTGGCATTGGGGTACAGGTCCGAATTATAATAGACCATATGCAGCTGCAGTGGGAGAGATGAGATGACTTGCTATCCATCAGGAGATAGCGACACATGGGAACCTTTCACTTTTGCAGGAGACTGGAATCCGGTGGGAGGGacagaccacccccacccccagctagaTTCAGCCTCTCAGACCCTTTTCTCTCAGCCCTCTAGACTGCAAACTCCACCAGGGCAGTCCGTCCATCTTTCTCACTCAGTGTATCCCAGTGTCTGATATAGTGCTTGGAAAGTACCAGGTACACAATAgatattgaatgaatggatgaatgaatgaaaaatgggtTTTATACTAGCGGTGAAAAAGCTTGGACGCTTTGGAGCACTTCTCCCTTCTGATTGTTTCCTACTTAttctggagcctggggcaaaacGGTCCCATGTGGCCTGCCCAACCTCAGCCTGGCCACTCTGCATTTGATCTGGGGGCTGGCACAGTAAACCTCCAACTGTAACTTAATCATAATTGCACCCAGAGCAGGACATGCATTTATCCCTCAGGTGGAGACAATCACAACGTGGCTTTTCTGAAGGTTTTATCAGCTATATTTTAAGAGACCATCAAACAAAAATGTTACTCCGTGAATGTAGACTCCAAAATACCAttctaaactcattttttttcaaagcagaaattaCGTATTATTAAAGTGAGGAAAAGAGAAGTTTTTGAGAAATTTTGGGTGTAAAAAGTCTACGTAAACTCTAATGAGTAATGTTGATAACGAGGGAGGCTATGCCTGTAAGGGGGCAAAgggcatatgggaaatctctgtatcttcctctcagttttgctgtgaccctaaaatggtcttaaaaaaaaagtcttcaaaattaaaaaaaaataagcaaccatactccaataaaaattcttaaaaattaaaaagaaagtctaGGCAGGCATTAAGACATTGTTACGACAAGCTCTGACAGTGTTAAACCTGATTTTTAATCCTAAAGGTGGTATCACCTGTCCTCCAAAAAACTATATCATATATGATCACATGTATTTTAGTTGATTCTTTGCCTCTTGAGACTATGACACCCTgagattttatctctttttcttcgtTAATCTCATTTCCCATCTTATGATTATAAATAGaattcaaacatattttaatgagTACGGCTCAATGTTCCCCACTTTTCAAGTGGCCCTttctaattaaaaacaattatgtcaaattatttcttctttttaatggtcCTCTAGTAAGGATTTCTTAGGGGTTCCTACTTCACCATCTTTCCCCCGCAATGGATGTAGCCTCCGCACTGCCCCACACCATCTTGGCCTGGCATTGCTTTGGGAAATAGTGCACAACTCTATGTGGCTAAAACCCCAAAGGTTCTAGatccttatttctttttacagctgaccTTTGAGCTTGTGTTCTGTTTTAGCACTTTCCTCACTTGTGCAGGTGAAATCAAGAGGAGGTGAAGACCAATACGAAcataagggaattccctgctgaGAGGATAGTCTTCTTATACAGATGCAATCCAGAAGAACTGCTCCCCTTTCAAGGACCCTCTGTAGAGAATCTGCCACTTTAGGGTCACCTTGATGTTTTTTCTCTGCTGTTGACATTTATGGTCCTCTTCACCAGGCTCTTGGTCTAATGATGTGACTTAGTAGCAGAAAAtgtaataactatttttaaatgcccAAACCCTCTCCGCCTACACCCTAACTCCTTTACTCTCCTGGGAAAATAGAAGCCTCCTTATTGGAATTAGGCTGAAAGAAGTTGCAATCCTGGAGGTTCAGAGAGGGGCCTGGTCTGAAATATGTGCACCTCCAGTAGGGCCATCTATTGGGCCAGAATTATAGCTCCTCCACCTCTTGTAACGCGACCTCTAATTAGCCTAAGACATTAAGCAGTTTGACATTTAAGAACAGCAGAGAATGGTCATGTCCTTATTTACCATGGGCTCCACTGGCTGGTGGGTAGCCTTATCTCCTTGTATTTATTGCTCTGTAAACATTCAGAACCACACCCCCGAGTGCAGTCCCAGGGGAGCTCTGAAATGGAGCAACTCAACACCCCACCCTCCACTGAACACTTGTGCAAGAACTAAAGCTCTGCCCTCCTTCCTGTTTTCTTTGGTATCTGGAGTAGCACCGCAGGGCAACATAACACAACACTGCGGTGACGTCCCAGGCTATCTTCAGTGAGTCTCTGATTGCCACGATACCCCACGCGTTATGATGCCAAGTCATCCCTTGACTTGTGGCCAAATAGAAGAGTGACCCTGGACCAGGGTCCCCAAGCTCCAAGCACAACCCATGCCCAGGGAAAGGAAAGATGGGACGGGAAAAACTGATGCAAACAGCACAGCATGTGAAGAGAACTGAAAAGTTGGGGGCGCATTTAGCCTAGTATGATTTGGCGGTGGGATGGGTCAGCCAGACAAGCTGGTGGGATCTTAATCTGTGCAAACAGGAGGGTGATGTCTGGAAAAGGGGCATGTGTGTCCCACTGTGCCACTCTGAGCCGCATCACTCAGTAACAGACATGGAGACAAACTCAGCAAGttcaggaaaggaagggaagcgGGATATCACAGATGAGCTGCCGCGTGGCTGGAGTGGCTATACCTCCGTGTGctgtcagcagggctggggtgggtgtgTAGAGCGTGAAggcaccccgccccacccccatccccccatgcTCTGATCTTATCTGCACACCAGCCAAGTGGAAGGGTGCCAGACCACCCACCGCTGGGAATCCTCTGACAGCTGGGCCACCGCACTTACCTCGGCAGCAAAGTGCCTCCCACCGACAGTATGCTCAGAGCCGTGAGGGTCATCCTGGTCCCCCCAGTGCAGGTGCAGCTGTGAGGCATTGTAGCGGGCCCCGAGGCCCTGGACATGCAGCTCCTCGGGCAGTTTCAATTTCactgcagggagaggaggggcagtCTTCAGAGCCCTGGCCAGCTGAGCAGTGCCTGAGAGCAGGTAGGCATCAGCTACCTGGGGCCCAGACAGAGGCGGGTGGATGCAGCGAGGTGGGGACCAGAGAGATGCAGCCTGTAGATCAGAAACCTGGGCTCTTTCTCTGAGAGTGTTCCCCTTTCACTAAAGCAATTCCAGTGGCACCAGCACCTTCTTGGTTCCCCTTGGAAAATGATGGCAAGAGCTACTTTAGACCAATGGATGAATGTTTGTTTACATATTCCATGTATTACACACTTGGCTGTGAAGATAGAACCTGTGATGAAGTATCTGCCAAGCTGTAGAATTATAtaacaataacagtaataataactgctatttattaagcatctctcTATTCTGGATCTTAACATACATAATCTCTAGTCTTTACAGTATCCATCAAtatgcccattttccagatgaaccCTCAAGGAGTTTAACATTCTCATCCAGCGTCTCATGACTCATAAGTAGTCAAGacaggattcaaattcaggttggcctgattccaaagcctggGCGAACCCCCCAGTGAACTGCATGGCTCTTTGAGTTGTTCATGATGCCCCAGAATTCACTCCTGCACCATATCCAGTAGGCCAAGAGGCTCAGGCCTGTCCCTTCTCCCATCCCAAGAGGGGGGCTGCTTCTGAGAGGCATTGTCTCAGCAGAACTGCCTGGGCCCAGAGCCTGTAGCATCCCCTGGAGAGAGTGATCCAGGCATCCCTCACgggctcccctctgccctccttcctGGGTGCCTCAGCGGAAcccaccctgcccccgcccggGCAGACGGAAGAGGCCAGGGAACTGAGGGGAGCTCAGACACCCCTTTAGGTCTCGGAGGTCGCTCCCTCACCTGAATGGCCATTGTTGGTCAGGACAAATTTCTGGTTGGCAGACGCGTTGTAGCCTTGGAAGCCAAGGGGCACGAGGCTGGCGTTGTACTGGAGGATGTCATCATGCAAGTCTATTGGGGACTGCAGCAGGCCCCCACATGATGGGTAGCTCTTGGACCAGCTCTTCTCTCCATCAGGACCTGGAAGGAGAGATTCAAGTCCACGACTTAACCAGTTTTCCCCTGAAGCTTTTCCCTCACCTTCTAATTCTGTGTGCAATAATAcgccttttctattcttttcttattcCCCGGAGGTATAATCTTCAAGGCCCAGAGACCCCAGCCTATAGAATCAGGTTATGCAAACGCCTCCAGACCATTTGCTTTTGAAGTGATATGGGGAAAGAGGGACCAGAGCAGTCCCACGGCAGGGACTCTGCTTTATTCTATGTCCATTGTTTGTATTTCAGCCTGACGTACAGCCATTCCACACGAAGACCTCGTGACTCTCAGCAATTTAGCATCTGTGTATGGAACACCTACTGTGAGCAGGAATTGCTCTGGGTCTTGGGGCTGCCCAAGTTTGCATTCTGGtagggaagaattttttttttttaatttaaaatatttttgtgttttaga from the Hippopotamus amphibius kiboko isolate mHipAmp2 chromosome 2, mHipAmp2.hap2, whole genome shotgun sequence genome contains:
- the CA12 gene encoding carbonic anhydrase 12 isoform X3 — protein: MPHRSLHAAAVLLLVVLKEQPSSPAPLNGSKWTYIGPDGEKSWSKSYPSCGGLLQSPIDLHDDILQYNASLVPLGFQGYNASANQKFVLTNNGHSVKLKLPEELHVQGLGARYNASQLHLHWGDQDDPHGSEHTVGGRHFAAELHMVYYNSDLYPNASIASDKPEGLAVLAVLIEMGSFNPSYDKILSHLEDVKYKGQEVSIPGFSIEELLPERPEEYYRYRGSLTTPPCYPTVLWTVFRNPVQISQEQLVDLETALYCTKVDDPSPREMINNFRQVQKFDERLVYVSFRQDGHLTSRLAWYLHQDSWKLGASGKGHRPFRGPGWRSWYLYCPGRIHLAFQEEEE
- the CA12 gene encoding carbonic anhydrase 12 isoform X2, which codes for MPHRSLHAAAVLLLVVLKEQPSSPAPLNGSKWTYIGPDGEKSWSKSYPSCGGLLQSPIDLHDDILQYNASLVPLGFQGYNASANQKFVLTNNGHSVKLKLPEELHVQGLGARYNASQLHLHWGDQDDPHGSEHTVGGRHFAAELHMVYYNSDLYPNASIASDKPEGLAVLAVLIEMGSFNPSYDKILSHLEDVKYKGQEVSIPGFSIEELLPERPEEYYRYRGSLTTPPCYPTVLWTVFRNPVQISQEQLVDLETALYCTKVDDPSPREMINNFRQVQKFDERLVYVSFRQDGHLTSRLAWYLHQDSWKLGASGKGKMPVEDATPEPAGQVAVPHGEQLNDLLGGIALSVALAGVLGICIVLAVSIWLFRRKKSSKKGANKGVIYKPAIKQETEAHA
- the CA12 gene encoding carbonic anhydrase 12 isoform X4; translation: MPHRSLHAAAVLLLVVLKEQPSSPAPLNGSKWTYIGPDGEKSWSKSYPSCGGLLQSPIDLHDDILQYNASLVPLGFQGYNASANQKFVLTNNGHSVKLKLPEELHVQGLGARYNASQLHLHWGDQDDPHGSEHTVGGRHFAAELHMVYYNSDLYPNASIASDKPEGLAVLAVLIEMGSFNPSYDKILSHLEDVKYKGQEVSIPGFSIEELLPERPEEYYRYRGSLTTPPCYPTVLWTVFRNPVQISQEQLVDLETALYCTKVDDPSPREMINNFRQVQKFDERLVYVSFRQGIALSVALAGVLGICIVLAVSIWLFRRKKSSKKGANKGVIYKPAIKQETEAHA
- the CA12 gene encoding carbonic anhydrase 12 isoform X1 → MPHRSLHAAAVLLLVVLKEQPSSPAPLNGSKWTYIGPDGEKSWSKSYPSCGGLLQSPIDLHDDILQYNASLVPLGFQGYNASANQKFVLTNNGHSVKLKLPEELHVQGLGARYNASQLHLHWGDQDDPHGSEHTVGGRHFAAELHMVYYNSDLYPNASIASDKPEGLAVLAVLIEMGSFNPSYDKILSHLEDVKYKGQEVSIPGFSIEELLPERPEEYYRYRGSLTTPPCYPTVLWTVFRNPVQISQEQLVDLETALYCTKVDDPSPREMINNFRQVQKFDERLVYVSFRQVPDPTYTGLSLGIALSVALAGVLGICIVLAVSIWLFRRKKSSKKGANKGVIYKPAIKQETEAHA